The sequence CCGTGCAGACGGACTTGAGTCACATCGAAGCACCGTTAATGGGACAGCAAAAGACGGCTATCTCACAATTTTTTCGAGGCATCTAATTACTTAGATCTTATCGAACCAAATCATTAAATCGTGAAGATCTTGAAAATCTAATAAAGCCTCACCTAAATCTGTCAATTTATTGATAGATAAAGACTGAATTTTCGTTTGTAACTCTGGCGATAAATCTACTACTTTGCGATTTAACAATCGTAGAACAATCTCTCGACGACCCTCAATTTCCCCTTCCTGTTTTCCTTCAACTTTCCCTTCCTGTTTTCCTTCTAACCGAGCGCGATTCATTTCTGATTTATATAAAGCATCGATTTCTGCCATTGTTTTCATAAAGTCCTCCTCTTCTTCCGTTAAAATACTTTCTGAAGACTTTTCACTTAAATACTTGAAATGCTTAATACATAATTCTACTATATCATTTCTTTCTCGCTTTGTTGTTGCTAATTGGCTAATATTGGCAAAGGCTTTGGTTAAAATTTTATCTTTGCCTAATCCTCTAAGCCAAACTGTTTCACTCGTTTCTGGTAATTCCCTGATGACTACGATCCCAATCCCTACTTTTGACTTTTACGTTAAGATCTATCTGCCCTTTAGTTTGATAAAGAGTAGTTGTATAAGCTTTGGAAAAATCATCATCAAGATAGGGACTCATCGGCAAGAGATTGGGTAATAATTGTATCTACATCAGTTACATAAACCATTTCGGTTTCGGTAAATGGTTCGGCGTTAGCTAGCTGAGAAGAAAGTAAATCTACAGTGGCATCGGAAATATCTCCGTGACGCAGTTTCAGGCGTTCTCTAATTATCTCTTCGGGAGCAGTACAATGTATAATTTGGATAGGAATATGGTGAGGTTGAGCTTGAGTTATGACTTCACTTCTTAACGCTTGGCGATCGTATTTGGCATCTAAAATAACTTTAAATCCTTGGTTTGCCAACCTGATTCCTATATCTAATAGTTTGCCATAAGTTCGATCGGTCATTTCTGGGGTATATAAATCTTTTCCTCCTTTGTCGGTTAAGGGAATTACAGCTAAGTGCTTTCTCACCGCATCAGAACGCACGTGAATTGCATTAATTTGAGGCGCTAACTGCTTAGCAACCGTGCTTTTTCCACTACCAGAAACGCCAGACATTAGAATTAGTTTACCTGTTTGGGGTTGGGTATATTCCCAAGCTAATTTATAGTAGTTAGCAGCAGTTTGAGTGGCATCTTGTTTCTCTGCATCGGAAATAGTGCGATCGCTCAACAAAAAAGATGCTACTTTCGCTCGTACATAAGCTTGACGACATAAGTATAAAGGTAGTAATTCTATGCCTGACCAATCGCCTGTTTGTTCTATATAAGTATTCAAAAAAATATTTCCTAAATCTCGGCGCTTTTTAGCATCTAAATCCATCACTACAAAGGCAACATCATACATCACATCGGCAAATCTAAATTCTTCATTGAATTCGATACAGTCAAATAAAAGAATCCGATTGTTACTGCCTAAACAAATATTTCTCAGGTGTAGATCGCCGTGGCATTCGCGGATGTAACCATTGGCGATGCGACTGGCAAATAACTCTTGATTGGTAGCAAAAAAATTATCTGTAAAGGCTTTAGTTTCAGTATACTGAGATTGACTTTGAGCTATTCCAATATATTTTTCTGTGTACTGATAGTTATCATCTACAACTGCTTTTACTTGGGCAACTTTTCCAAAACTACTAATATATTCATTGGTAGCAGCTTTCGCGTGAAATTGAGCTATAGTAAGCCCTAACTCTGTTATCAATTCTGGAGTTATTTTAGCTTCTTCTAGTAAATGGGAAAATAAAGTTTCTTGAGAAAACTGCCGCATTTTTACAGCATATTCTACAACTTCTACCGTACCATTAAGTTGATATTTATCGCCCTTTTGGGTAATGGAAACTACTTCTAAATATAATTCGGCTGCACCTCTTTGGTTAAGGCGGATTTCTTCTTGGCAAAACTGCGATCGCAGTTCTAAAGTTGAGTAGTTTAAAAAGCCAAAATTGACTGGTTTCTTAATTTTGTAGACAAATTCTCCTGTCAACAAAACGTAGGATATATGGGTTTGCATCAACTGTATTGGTTCTACCACTGGATGAGGGTAGAAATCTGGTTGCTGCATTTGTTCAATTAAGGCTGGCAAAGAACTCATAATCAAAGATTATGCTAGATTGAAACTCAGCAATTTTCTATTGGCTATAATATTCAATTTGAGGTTTCCGCTTGTCTTTCATAACTTCATCCAGACGAAAAAAACCTCACCATGAGATCCATTAAGTAGGTAGGCAAAATCATCTGTATAGATTTGCACTGGTTCCCAATTGTCCCAATTACATTAACTCCTTACTCCTTACTCTTTACACTTATGGGTTTTTCAATCCCTCACTACCATCAGAACCTTGTGGTGGGGTTTCTGGAGAGGATTGTTGTAATTTTTGCAATCTATATTCAGCTTCAGCAATCTGCTTTTGTAATAGCTGTAATTGCGCTTGACCGAGTTCTTTTTGCGATTCTAACACGGCTGTTTCTGCTCTCAACCTAGCCATTCTCGCTTTATGATCGTCTGTGCGTCCTGGTTGATAAATTAATCCTAAGAAAAGAGTGACATTAGCTGAATCTAATGTATTCACTGCTACAGATAAATTTAAACCCAAATCGTTTTCCGTATTAACTGGAGTATAAATTGGATTATTTAAGGGCAAAATATTAGAAAAATTAACTTGATTTTGAGCGTTATTTTGATTCGGAGTTTGAATCACTGTATTAAATTCAGAGTTATTCCCAATTGTGCTATTCGGGTTAGCCGTTTGTTGGGATGATTGAGCCATAACCGAAGGAATCAAGGCTAATT comes from Merismopedia glauca CCAP 1448/3 and encodes:
- a CDS encoding AAA family ATPase, with the protein product MSSLPALIEQMQQPDFYPHPVVEPIQLMQTHISYVLLTGEFVYKIKKPVNFGFLNYSTLELRSQFCQEEIRLNQRGAAELYLEVVSITQKGDKYQLNGTVEVVEYAVKMRQFSQETLFSHLLEEAKITPELITELGLTIAQFHAKAATNEYISSFGKVAQVKAVVDDNYQYTEKYIGIAQSQSQYTETKAFTDNFFATNQELFASRIANGYIRECHGDLHLRNICLGSNNRILLFDCIEFNEEFRFADVMYDVAFVVMDLDAKKRRDLGNIFLNTYIEQTGDWSGIELLPLYLCRQAYVRAKVASFLLSDRTISDAEKQDATQTAANYYKLAWEYTQPQTGKLILMSGVSGSGKSTVAKQLAPQINAIHVRSDAVRKHLAVIPLTDKGGKDLYTPEMTDRTYGKLLDIGIRLANQGFKVILDAKYDRQALRSEVITQAQPHHIPIQIIHCTAPEEIIRERLKLRHGDISDATVDLLSSQLANAEPFTETEMVYVTDVDTIITQSLADESLS
- a CDS encoding DUF4351 domain-containing protein, encoding MKTMAEIDALYKSEMNRARLEGKQEGKVEGKQEGEIEGRREIVLRLLNRKVVDLSPELQTKIQSLSINKLTDLGEALLDFQDLHDLMIWFDKI